One segment of Bacteroides caecimuris DNA contains the following:
- a CDS encoding tyrosine-type recombinase/integrase, whose protein sequence is MLKVLTFMKQVARELQMEGNFGTAHVYRSSLNAIIAYCGKEDFTFHKVSPEWLKGFEVHLRSRGCSWNTVSTYLRTFRAVYNRAVDLRKAPYVPHLFRSVYTGTRADHKRVLSDEDMKKVFADLSRSSGVSLRLRRAHEFFILMFLLRGIPFVDLAYLHKNDLRDNVITYRRRKTGRPLSVMLTPEAMILVKKYMNCDSSSPYLFPFLESREGTKEAYREYQLALRSFNQQLMLLGELLGLGDKLSSYTARHTWATTAYYCEIHPGIISEAMGHSSITVTETYLKPFRSKKIDEANRQVVDFVRRSTGGLTS, encoded by the coding sequence ATGTTGAAAGTATTAACATTTATGAAGCAAGTAGCCCGTGAGCTACAGATGGAGGGAAATTTTGGTACCGCTCATGTATACCGTAGCAGCCTCAATGCCATCATTGCTTATTGTGGGAAAGAGGATTTCACCTTCCATAAGGTGAGTCCGGAGTGGTTAAAAGGATTCGAGGTGCATCTTCGGAGTCGTGGATGCAGCTGGAATACCGTCTCCACTTATTTGCGCACGTTTCGTGCAGTTTATAATCGGGCTGTCGATCTTCGTAAGGCGCCTTATGTTCCTCACCTGTTTCGTTCAGTTTATACAGGTACTCGTGCCGATCATAAACGTGTATTGAGCGATGAAGATATGAAGAAAGTGTTTGCGGACTTGTCCCGTTCGTCCGGAGTGTCTTTAAGATTACGACGGGCACATGAGTTTTTTATTTTAATGTTTCTTCTTCGTGGTATACCGTTTGTTGATCTTGCTTATCTGCACAAAAATGATTTACGTGATAATGTGATCACATATCGTAGGCGTAAAACGGGGCGTCCCCTGTCGGTGATGTTGACTCCGGAAGCAATGATTCTGGTAAAGAAATACATGAACTGCGATTCTTCTTCTCCTTATCTCTTTCCTTTTTTGGAAAGCCGCGAAGGAACGAAAGAAGCGTATCGTGAATATCAGTTGGCTTTGCGTAGTTTCAATCAGCAATTAATGCTTTTAGGAGAGTTATTAGGATTAGGCGATAAATTAAGCTCGTACACCGCGCGGCACACTTGGGCTACGACAGCTTATTATTGCGAAATCCATCCGGGTATTATCTCCGAAGCCATGGGACATTCGTCTATCACCGTAACCGAGACTTATTTGAAACCTTTCAGGAGTAAGAAAATTGATGAAGCTAATAGACAGGTTGTTGATTTTGTCCGACGATCTACAGGCGGATTAACATCTTGA
- a CDS encoding GDYXXLXY domain-containing protein, with protein sequence MKKQSQILIIINLLLLLGYFNWSIYQKEQTLRDGQLVLFELAPVDPRSLMQGDYMNLRYREATSALLGDTQVATHGYAVLNIDSNRVARIVRLKDALEPLNDNEPIINYKIVNDRLFLGAESFFFEEGQDTLYQKATYGGLKVNAKGESLLVGLYDKDFLLIKPDR encoded by the coding sequence ATGAAAAAACAGAGTCAAATACTGATTATCATTAACCTGTTACTTTTGTTAGGATACTTCAACTGGTCCATTTACCAAAAAGAACAAACACTGAGAGACGGTCAACTCGTATTGTTTGAACTGGCTCCCGTCGACCCTCGTTCACTTATGCAAGGTGATTACATGAATCTCCGTTATAGAGAAGCTACATCAGCCTTACTCGGTGACACACAAGTAGCTACACATGGATATGCCGTATTAAATATCGACAGTAACCGAGTAGCCCGTATTGTCCGACTTAAGGATGCATTAGAACCTTTGAACGATAACGAACCGATCATCAACTATAAAATTGTAAATGACCGTTTATTTCTTGGTGCCGAATCTTTCTTCTTTGAAGAAGGTCAAGACACCCTTTATCAAAAGGCAACATACGGAGGTCTGAAAGTGAACGCCAAAGGAGAAAGTTTACTTGTGGGATTGTATGATAAAGACTTTCTGCTGATTAAGCCTGATAGATGA
- a CDS encoding DUF4401 domain-containing protein, which yields MAQKHNLTIQVVSVIGGILTAIFFLGFLALARILRSDISCLIAGSILILTTLTISRKVVWSFLDAMNITLYIAGCVLIGFGINASINLFFITLMGISILTFLLSRGFILPFLSVILFNISFFGEAAHVFSSFYPLQIAAVPILGVFLFTNIFENKLFECIGTENYLSKYQPFHFGLFVSGIVSLGGLSINYMISETNSWLVACILSVCIWFGILIMVQRIMQVMEVTNPVSQIGICILCILICLPTMFAPYLSGSLLLILICFHYGYKAECAAALLLFIYAVAKYYYDLNLSLLVKSITLFLTGITFMIAWYYFTQKRTKHEKTESNTDYH from the coding sequence ATGGCACAGAAGCATAATCTCACTATTCAAGTCGTATCCGTTATCGGGGGAATCCTGACGGCTATTTTCTTTTTGGGATTTCTGGCACTTGCCAGAATCCTCCGCTCCGATATTTCTTGCCTGATTGCTGGAAGTATATTAATTCTCACTACGCTAACAATCAGCCGCAAGGTGGTCTGGTCTTTTCTGGATGCAATGAACATCACTTTATACATAGCCGGATGTGTATTGATTGGGTTCGGTATAAATGCCAGCATTAATCTCTTCTTCATTACACTTATGGGAATCAGTATTCTCACATTCTTGCTATCAAGAGGGTTTATCCTCCCCTTTCTTTCAGTCATTCTGTTTAATATATCTTTTTTCGGAGAAGCTGCCCATGTCTTTTCTTCGTTTTATCCCTTGCAAATAGCCGCAGTCCCTATCCTTGGAGTGTTTCTATTTACCAACATCTTTGAAAACAAGTTGTTTGAGTGTATAGGAACAGAGAATTACCTTTCCAAATACCAGCCATTTCATTTCGGATTATTCGTATCCGGTATCGTCTCACTGGGAGGATTATCAATCAATTACATGATATCAGAAACAAATAGTTGGCTTGTGGCCTGCATACTGTCTGTTTGTATATGGTTCGGAATTCTTATCATGGTTCAACGAATCATGCAGGTAATGGAAGTAACGAACCCGGTAAGCCAGATCGGAATATGCATTCTCTGCATCCTTATCTGCCTGCCGACAATGTTTGCACCATATCTGTCGGGTAGTCTCTTACTGATCCTGATATGTTTTCATTATGGCTATAAAGCAGAATGCGCCGCCGCACTTCTTCTCTTTATCTATGCCGTTGCCAAATACTACTATGATTTGAACCTAAGCCTTCTTGTGAAGTCAATCACGCTTTTCCTCACAGGAATCACATTCATGATTGCTTGGTATTATTTCACTCAAAAAAGAACGAAACATGAAAAAACAGAGTCAAATACTGATTATCATTAA
- a CDS encoding PL29 family lyase N-terminal domain-containing protein, producing the protein MKRKFVKVMFFGALALSTVTYVGCKDYDDDIDNLQTQIDAVKVSLEELQTKVNSGSVITNVVKEENGITVTLSDGKSYVLTNGKDGADGKNGADADVWTIGEKDGYWYKNGVKTEYKAVGVDGAPGADGSAGEEGVAGENGKYYVPNKETGCFDIYQDGKLLEATDISWKTAASEGGITAVLNGNVLTLQGVEGAPEGVAIDITSGIALSSIAFIPDVVSTDVPYATTSKPFYHIESYLDEAKYNASGQFNAQKDWGKSNVVALNYRLNPEDANIDGKTVFGFIDRKVKTRAAGDKKVLLNVDETKVSEGVVTIETTINPNALAQNAEYNIAALQAWYGQKPMTSDYVYATSSKIDLVLADTTKTEAGDDTAVGFYKRTKSISGGESDAFIKQFVALNAAANATFKYDATIDLKNYVGLYSNDKDNWLAALGFKGMSYEFSIPEKYLAEDDEKTNQQWFIVKEGEDIASNGVIKVNPEVKNGTPAIGRTPVVRVDAFLTSNAGEKKLVASSYIKLEITETSQAPDEKPDYGTIRIAEDQVADYHQLEAGMAAFTNDYPQDGVNMDYQDINNKIYGTAELTSTTFWNYYGGADHKYNVLVTVTDRNGREETVIEQERERDTDAVIDEKGVLLNIKLNNDATKTSAIKVGINNKIKTQNTYKDVDGKGAKYSVKITIPSNDNSHGDIVLQQVFYVKEVCVPYTYNPLYYKATYRSLADGQTYNDCIIVKGQENNGWEMSSVVSEHFANKAGENIFAYYNTVNNVSTLQFQWASGVTGVDPSTSFTTDQTVKLTEPMTERDAVKKMTYKVTLVNGEECEFAYNIVFINPFVAANAAGIRIFGNGVGVNTGATMPQVLVKDNEGAAIYSYVTNALALSSKAIDTYKLNAGMVSVEYAFVEEGDWTLLKNNMSANSELKVDAATGEVTWKNEGSHLNRDYRLTVMATVTFEDLSVVKCAIPVTLTENAIQ; encoded by the coding sequence ATGAAAAGAAAATTTGTAAAAGTGATGTTCTTCGGGGCGTTGGCACTTTCTACTGTCACCTATGTAGGCTGTAAGGACTACGATGATGACATTGACAATCTGCAAACACAGATTGACGCTGTAAAGGTGTCACTTGAGGAGTTGCAGACAAAAGTTAACAGCGGTTCCGTTATAACAAATGTTGTGAAAGAAGAGAACGGAATTACCGTGACGCTTAGTGACGGCAAAAGCTATGTACTGACTAATGGCAAAGATGGTGCGGATGGTAAGAATGGTGCGGATGCTGATGTTTGGACGATTGGTGAGAAAGATGGCTATTGGTACAAAAATGGTGTGAAAACCGAATATAAAGCTGTCGGAGTAGATGGAGCACCCGGTGCTGACGGATCGGCTGGTGAAGAAGGTGTAGCCGGTGAAAACGGTAAGTACTATGTACCTAACAAAGAAACTGGCTGTTTTGATATTTATCAGGATGGCAAATTGCTGGAAGCAACAGATATTAGTTGGAAAACCGCAGCATCTGAAGGTGGAATCACTGCTGTTCTTAATGGCAATGTATTGACGCTTCAAGGAGTTGAAGGAGCACCGGAGGGTGTAGCAATAGACATCACTTCAGGCATTGCTTTATCTTCTATCGCATTCATTCCTGATGTAGTAAGTACAGATGTTCCTTATGCAACTACTAGTAAGCCTTTCTATCATATCGAGAGTTATTTAGATGAAGCAAAGTATAATGCTAGTGGCCAGTTCAATGCACAGAAAGATTGGGGCAAATCAAATGTTGTGGCATTGAATTATCGTTTGAATCCGGAAGATGCAAATATTGACGGAAAAACGGTATTCGGCTTTATCGATCGTAAAGTGAAAACCCGTGCAGCTGGCGACAAGAAAGTGTTGCTGAATGTTGACGAGACGAAGGTGTCGGAGGGTGTTGTAACTATCGAAACAACAATTAATCCGAACGCATTGGCTCAAAATGCTGAATATAACATTGCTGCTTTACAGGCATGGTATGGTCAGAAACCAATGACATCTGATTATGTATATGCTACATCTAGCAAGATTGACTTGGTACTTGCTGATACTACAAAGACTGAGGCAGGCGATGATACTGCTGTTGGTTTCTATAAACGTACAAAATCTATCAGCGGTGGTGAATCGGATGCTTTTATCAAACAGTTCGTTGCATTGAACGCTGCTGCAAATGCTACATTTAAATATGATGCTACTATTGACTTGAAAAATTATGTAGGATTGTATTCTAATGATAAAGATAATTGGTTGGCAGCATTGGGATTCAAAGGCATGAGTTATGAATTCTCGATACCTGAGAAGTATTTGGCTGAAGATGACGAAAAGACAAATCAACAATGGTTTATCGTAAAAGAAGGAGAAGACATTGCCAGCAACGGTGTTATTAAAGTTAATCCTGAAGTGAAAAACGGAACTCCGGCTATCGGACGTACTCCCGTTGTTAGAGTAGACGCTTTCTTGACTAGCAATGCAGGTGAAAAGAAACTCGTAGCTTCATCTTATATCAAATTGGAGATTACAGAAACATCTCAGGCTCCGGACGAAAAACCAGATTATGGAACTATCAGGATTGCAGAAGATCAAGTTGCGGATTATCATCAATTGGAAGCTGGTATGGCAGCATTTACTAATGATTATCCACAAGATGGTGTTAACATGGACTATCAAGACATCAACAATAAGATTTACGGTACTGCAGAATTGACTTCTACTACATTCTGGAACTATTATGGTGGTGCTGACCATAAATATAATGTATTGGTTACTGTAACTGACAGAAATGGTCGTGAAGAGACTGTTATCGAGCAGGAGAGAGAACGAGATACAGATGCAGTGATAGATGAAAAGGGTGTTCTGCTGAATATTAAACTGAACAATGACGCTACCAAGACATCTGCTATCAAAGTGGGTATCAATAATAAGATCAAGACTCAGAATACGTATAAAGATGTAGACGGTAAGGGTGCTAAGTACTCGGTTAAGATTACTATTCCTTCTAATGATAATTCACACGGCGACATTGTTCTTCAACAGGTATTCTATGTGAAAGAAGTTTGTGTTCCTTATACTTATAATCCTTTGTATTACAAAGCGACATATCGATCTCTTGCTGATGGACAGACTTATAATGATTGTATTATAGTCAAAGGGCAAGAAAACAACGGCTGGGAAATGTCTTCTGTAGTGAGCGAGCATTTTGCGAATAAAGCTGGTGAGAATATCTTCGCATATTACAATACAGTTAATAATGTAAGCACACTTCAGTTCCAATGGGCTTCTGGTGTAACAGGTGTAGATCCGTCTACTTCATTCACAACAGATCAGACAGTTAAGTTGACCGAACCGATGACTGAACGTGATGCTGTTAAGAAGATGACTTATAAGGTAACTTTGGTAAATGGAGAAGAATGTGAATTTGCATATAACATTGTATTCATCAATCCGTTTGTTGCTGCAAATGCTGCCGGTATCAGGATCTTTGGTAATGGAGTAGGTGTAAACACCGGAGCCACTATGCCTCAAGTTCTTGTGAAGGATAACGAAGGAGCCGCTATTTATTCTTATGTTACTAATGCATTAGCGTTGAGTAGTAAAGCTATAGATACTTATAAGCTGAATGCCGGCATGGTAAGTGTGGAATACGCTTTTGTTGAAGAAGGTGACTGGACTCTACTTAAAAATAATATGTCTGCAAATTCAGAATTGAAGGTTGATGCTGCTACAGGTGAAGTGACTTGGAAAAACGAAGGTTCTCATTTGAATAGAGATTACAGACTTACAGTAATGGCAACCGTTACATTCGAAGATTTGTCAGTTGTGAAATGTGCAATTCCTGTAACATTGACAGAAAACGCGATTCAATAA
- a CDS encoding co-chaperone GroES, whose translation MNIKPLADRVLILPAPAEEKTIGGIIIPDTAKEKPLKGEVVAVGHGTKDEEMVLKVGDTVLYGKYAGTELDVEGTKYLIMRQSDVLAVLG comes from the coding sequence ATGAACATTAAACCATTAGCAGACAGAGTGCTTATCCTCCCTGCACCTGCAGAAGAAAAAACAATTGGCGGTATCATTATCCCTGATACGGCAAAAGAAAAACCTTTGAAAGGTGAAGTTGTGGCAGTAGGTCACGGTACGAAAGACGAAGAAATGGTATTGAAAGTAGGCGATACGGTTCTTTATGGCAAATATGCCGGAACGGAACTTGACGTTGAAGGTACCAAATATCTTATCATGCGTCAGAGCGATGTTCTCGCTGTTTTGGGGTAA
- a CDS encoding OmpA family protein has protein sequence MKIKYHILLVLFLAYANVAFAWQSDYTKEQFFGKEEGKTEFNPHWFLSLQGGGAYTLGEATFGDLVSPSVAVALGYKFTPLFAVRAEASGWQAKGSWVNPAITYEYKYLQGGLDAMFDLSNLCYGFNSKRIFNAYLFLGIGLNGAFDNDEAVALNAIGYNLQRLWTGKKLYASGRIGLGTNLRLNDHVAINLELNTNMLSDKFNSKKGVNADWQFNGLVGLSFTLGRSSRKVVPVSYEPEQSVSVTTVEQRPEPTPVVEQSKPEEDKIVVEPMKQNIFFALNSARIQDEQQQKISSLVEYMEKNPEAKIYITGYADVNTGNAIINFKLSEARARNVAEALKSKGIAADRIKVDFKGDTVQPYSTPKENRVSICITE, from the coding sequence ATGAAGATTAAATATCACATTCTGTTGGTTCTGTTTCTGGCATACGCCAATGTTGCCTTTGCTTGGCAGTCTGATTACACAAAAGAACAGTTTTTCGGAAAAGAGGAAGGAAAAACTGAGTTCAATCCACATTGGTTTCTGTCTCTGCAAGGAGGAGGTGCCTATACTTTAGGCGAAGCGACTTTCGGAGATTTGGTATCTCCGTCCGTGGCGGTAGCTTTGGGATATAAGTTTACTCCGTTGTTTGCAGTTCGGGCAGAAGCAAGTGGCTGGCAGGCTAAAGGAAGTTGGGTAAATCCGGCAATTACTTATGAATATAAATATTTGCAGGGTGGCCTAGATGCTATGTTTGATCTAAGTAACTTGTGTTATGGTTTCAATTCAAAACGTATATTCAATGCATATCTATTTCTGGGTATAGGCTTGAATGGCGCTTTTGACAATGATGAGGCTGTAGCTTTGAACGCAATCGGGTATAATTTGCAACGTTTGTGGACAGGTAAGAAACTGTATGCTTCAGGACGTATCGGACTGGGAACAAATCTTCGTCTGAATGATCATGTGGCTATCAACTTAGAGTTGAATACAAATATGTTGTCTGACAAGTTTAACTCTAAGAAAGGTGTGAATGCTGATTGGCAATTCAACGGATTGGTTGGGCTCTCTTTTACATTAGGAAGAAGCTCCAGGAAGGTGGTTCCTGTTTCTTATGAACCCGAACAATCTGTTTCTGTTACGACAGTGGAGCAACGTCCTGAACCGACTCCGGTAGTGGAGCAATCGAAGCCGGAGGAGGACAAAATAGTTGTAGAACCTATGAAGCAGAATATTTTCTTCGCTTTGAACTCTGCTCGTATTCAGGACGAGCAACAGCAAAAAATAAGTTCTTTGGTTGAGTATATGGAGAAAAATCCTGAGGCAAAGATTTACATAACAGGTTATGCAGATGTAAATACAGGTAATGCAATAATAAACTTTAAGTTGTCCGAGGCTCGTGCCAGGAATGTTGCTGAAGCATTGAAATCTAAAGGCATTGCGGCAGACAGAATAAAAGTTGACTTCAAGGGAGATACAGTACAACCTTATTCTACTCCGAAAGAAAATCGTGTAAGTATTTGTATTACAGAATGA
- the groL gene encoding chaperonin GroEL (60 kDa chaperone family; promotes refolding of misfolded polypeptides especially under stressful conditions; forms two stacked rings of heptamers to form a barrel-shaped 14mer; ends can be capped by GroES; misfolded proteins enter the barrel where they are refolded when GroES binds) — translation MAKEILFNIDARDQLKKGVDALANAVKVTLGPKGRNVIIEKKFGAPHITKDGVTVAKEIELADAYQNTGAQLVKEVASKTGDDAGDGTTTATVLAQAIVAEGLKNVTAGASPMDIKRGIDKAVAKVVESIKSQAETVGDNYDKIEQVATISANNDPVIGKLIADAMRKVSKDGVITIEEAKGTDTTIGVVEGMQFDRGYLSAYFVTNTEKMECEMEKPYILIYDKKISNLKDFLPILEPAVQTGRPLLVIAEDVDSEALTTLVVNRLRSQLKICAVKAPGFGDRRKEMLEDIATLTGGVVISEEKGLKLEQATIEMLGTADKVTVTKDYTTVVNGAGNKDSIKERCEQIKAQIVATKSDYDREKLQERLAKLSGGVAVLYVGAASEVEMKEKKDRVDDALRATRAAIEEGIIPGGGVAYIRAIDSIEDLKGDNADETTGIGIIKRAIEEPLREIVANAGKEGAVVVQKVREGKGDFGYNARTDVYENLHAAGVVDPAKVARVALENAASIAGMFLTTECVIVEKKEDKPEMPMGAPGMGGMGGMM, via the coding sequence ATGGCAAAAGAAATATTATTCAATATCGATGCCCGCGACCAATTGAAAAAAGGTGTCGATGCTTTGGCAAATGCAGTAAAAGTAACTCTCGGCCCGAAAGGACGTAACGTTATCATCGAGAAGAAATTCGGTGCTCCGCACATCACAAAAGACGGTGTGACAGTAGCAAAGGAAATCGAATTGGCAGATGCTTACCAGAATACCGGTGCGCAACTGGTGAAAGAAGTAGCTTCCAAGACCGGTGACGATGCCGGTGACGGTACAACTACTGCAACCGTTCTCGCACAAGCTATCGTAGCCGAAGGTTTGAAGAACGTTACTGCCGGTGCCAGCCCGATGGATATCAAACGTGGTATTGACAAGGCCGTTGCCAAAGTGGTAGAATCAATCAAATCACAAGCAGAGACAGTAGGTGACAACTATGACAAAATCGAACAAGTTGCTACCATATCTGCAAACAACGACCCTGTAATCGGTAAATTGATTGCCGACGCTATGCGTAAAGTTTCTAAAGACGGTGTAATCACTATCGAAGAAGCAAAAGGTACAGACACTACTATCGGTGTGGTAGAAGGTATGCAGTTCGACCGTGGTTATCTGTCGGCTTACTTCGTGACAAATACGGAGAAGATGGAATGTGAGATGGAGAAACCTTACATCCTGATCTATGACAAGAAGATTTCTAACCTGAAAGATTTCTTGCCTATCCTCGAACCGGCTGTACAGACAGGTCGTCCGCTGTTGGTTATTGCAGAAGATGTAGACAGCGAAGCGTTGACTACATTGGTAGTAAACCGTCTGCGTTCTCAGCTGAAGATTTGTGCTGTGAAGGCTCCGGGCTTCGGCGACCGTCGTAAAGAAATGCTTGAAGATATCGCTACCCTGACAGGTGGTGTTGTTATCAGCGAAGAAAAAGGTCTGAAACTGGAACAAGCTACTATCGAAATGCTGGGTACTGCCGACAAAGTTACAGTTACCAAAGACTATACAACTGTTGTAAACGGTGCAGGTAACAAAGACAGCATCAAAGAACGTTGCGAGCAAATCAAGGCTCAGATTGTTGCAACCAAGTCTGACTACGACCGCGAGAAATTGCAGGAACGTCTGGCTAAATTGTCAGGTGGTGTAGCCGTTCTCTACGTAGGTGCCGCTTCAGAAGTGGAAATGAAAGAAAAGAAAGACCGCGTAGACGATGCGTTGCGTGCAACCCGTGCCGCTATCGAAGAAGGTATCATCCCGGGTGGTGGCGTAGCTTACATCCGTGCTATCGACAGCATCGAAGATTTGAAGGGTGACAATGCTGACGAAACAACCGGTATTGGTATCATCAAACGTGCCATCGAAGAACCGCTTCGCGAAATTGTAGCAAATGCGGGTAAAGAAGGTGCGGTAGTTGTTCAGAAAGTACGCGAAGGCAAAGGTGACTTCGGTTACAACGCCCGTACGGACGTTTACGAAAACCTGCACGCTGCCGGTGTGGTAGACCCTGCTAAGGTGGCTCGTGTAGCTTTGGAAAATGCAGCTTCTATCGCTGGTATGTTCCTCACTACCGAATGTGTGATTGTAGAAAAGAAGGAAGACAAACCTGAAATGCCGATGGGCGCTCCCGGAATGGGAGGCATGGGCGGAATGATGTAA
- a CDS encoding 4Fe-4S dicluster domain-containing protein — protein MAFTNNIMIVRHKLLADLVRLWKNDELVEKIDRLPIELSPRKSKPLGRCCIHKERAVWRYKTFPLMGLDMTDEHDEVTPLSEYARLALSRPEPEKENIMCVIDEACSSCVQINYEITNLCRGCVARSCYMNCPKGAIRFKKNGQAMIDHDTCVSCGICHRSCPYHAIVYIPVPCEEACPVKAISKDEHGIEHIDESKCIYCGKCMNACPFGAIFEISQTFDVLQRIRKGEKMVAIVAPSILGQFKTSIGQVYGAFKEIGFTDVIEVAEGAMATTSNEAHELLEKLEEGQPFMTTSCCPSYIELVEKHIPDMKPYVSTTGSPMYYTARIAKEKHPDAKVVFVGPCVAKRKEARRDEAVDYILTFEEIGSILDGLGIELEQVQEFSILHTSVREAHGFAQAGGVMGAVKAYLKEEADKINAIQVSDINKKNIALLRACAKTGKAAGQFIEVMACEGGCITGPSTHNDIVSGRRQLAQELLKRKESYETMDR, from the coding sequence ATGGCATTTACGAATAATATTATGATTGTCCGGCATAAATTGCTGGCAGACCTCGTCAGACTCTGGAAAAACGACGAATTGGTGGAAAAGATAGACCGGCTCCCGATTGAGCTGAGTCCGCGGAAATCAAAACCGTTAGGACGTTGCTGCATACACAAAGAACGGGCGGTGTGGAGATACAAGACTTTTCCGCTGATGGGACTGGATATGACAGATGAACACGACGAAGTGACCCCGCTTTCCGAATATGCGCGATTGGCATTGAGCCGCCCCGAACCGGAGAAGGAGAATATCATGTGCGTTATTGACGAAGCCTGTTCTTCCTGCGTACAAATCAATTACGAGATAACGAACCTTTGCCGCGGCTGCGTAGCCCGCAGTTGCTACATGAACTGTCCGAAGGGTGCGATACGTTTCAAGAAAAACGGTCAGGCAATGATTGACCATGACACATGTGTCAGTTGCGGTATCTGTCACAGAAGTTGCCCTTACCACGCTATCGTATATATTCCCGTGCCTTGCGAGGAAGCCTGCCCGGTAAAAGCTATCAGCAAAGATGAACACGGCATAGAACACATTGATGAGAGCAAGTGTATCTACTGCGGAAAATGCATGAATGCTTGTCCGTTCGGTGCCATCTTCGAAATCTCGCAAACATTCGACGTATTGCAACGCATCCGTAAAGGAGAAAAGATGGTTGCCATCGTTGCTCCGTCTATTCTGGGACAGTTTAAGACCTCTATCGGACAGGTATATGGCGCTTTCAAGGAAATAGGATTTACGGATGTGATTGAAGTAGCCGAAGGCGCTATGGCAACCACCAGCAACGAAGCCCACGAATTATTGGAGAAACTGGAAGAAGGACAGCCGTTTATGACTACCTCCTGTTGCCCTTCTTATATCGAACTGGTTGAGAAACATATTCCGGATATGAAACCATACGTTTCTACCACCGGTTCGCCGATGTACTACACCGCACGGATTGCCAAAGAGAAGCATCCGGATGCCAAGGTGGTGTTTGTCGGTCCTTGTGTGGCTAAGCGCAAGGAAGCACGTCGCGACGAAGCGGTGGATTATATTCTGACGTTTGAAGAAATCGGTTCGATTCTCGACGGACTGGGTATTGAACTGGAACAGGTACAGGAGTTCTCTATATTACATACGTCTGTTCGCGAAGCACATGGATTTGCACAGGCAGGCGGTGTGATGGGAGCTGTCAAGGCTTATCTGAAAGAGGAAGCGGATAAAATCAATGCAATACAAGTGTCGGACATCAATAAAAAGAATATCGCTCTGTTGCGTGCCTGCGCCAAGACAGGAAAAGCCGCCGGGCAGTTTATTGAAGTGATGGCTTGCGAAGGCGGATGCATCACCGGGCCGAGTACGCACAACGATATTGTTTCAGGACGTCGCCAATTGGCACAGGAGCTGCTCAAACGGAAAGAGAGCTATGAAACAATGGATCGATAA